A region of the Littorina saxatilis isolate snail1 linkage group LG12, US_GU_Lsax_2.0, whole genome shotgun sequence genome:
gaaaagtccaacgttaaggtggtgtctacggacggccggccggccggacggccggccggacggccggccggacagactaacactgaccgattacatagagtcactttttctcaagtgactcaaaaatgaccATTCTTGTTTCTAATCCACTGAGATAAATCTTGATAAATGCACAGACAACCGTTCAGGAACAGAAGACAGTCACACAATAAcatttaacaattttcagaattGTAGCCAAGCACCAACTTATCATACACGCGAACATCAACAGACGTTTTTATCCATAAAGAACActtaaaataaaatagaaataaaaatgaGAAACTATTGTACAGAATAAATACAAATACAATCATGCACAATACTTTCAATTGGAGAAGAAAGGTGGAAAAAGCTGCCTATGGGAACGAAATACAGCACGGAAACGACTCACACAGTACAATTATTATACCAACCAGAGCAAGCTTTTTTTCTGCAGGATTACTTCGGATTTAACAgccaaaacaacaataaaacataccTTTGcccttctctctttttcttgaaCAAAAAGTTATCCATGAACACGCAGACATGTGCACTAATTATGAAatgcagacaaaaagacagatgaCGAGCATTTAACAATTTGTAACTGATCTATCATCGTTAATGAAAATGGCCGTGTGTTTGAAATAAAGTTGAGAGAAAAGGCTCGACTGACCAGCCTAAAAGTATTTCTAGGTGCCCAAATTAGAGTAAAACAATATATAAAGCAGgtaaacataaaacataaattgATAAAAAAGCAGATAAAACATTATCGACATGCTTTCGATTATTGACACAATATAATTATGCAAATCATAGAAAACATTGACCTTGTGAAATAACAACCTCAGTTTAGACGCTGCGGCACCAGTTCTATGGCATGGCAAGTGATATGATTACCGATGATGATATGGTTACAACGATAATGAACTTATTTTCCAAATTGCAAAACAAACTATCTCTGATTAGAGGTTATCAGCTCAATCGTTTCACAACCAAACATGCGTCCAGTTTTCCTTTACAAGTTCCAATATTTATAAATAAAATTAATAATGAAGTGGCTTTTTTCTCACTTCTGAAACTACTGTTTTTGCAGCATTGTGGGTTTTACAACCGCGTTTTGTTTAAAGTATGACGATCGGATGATAAATTAGGGAAATTGTAAAAAGGGGAACTGCGAGTGAGTACACATCAAATCcatgagagaaaaaacccatcTATTTGTGATGGAGTATTACTCAACAACTGAATTAATAAAAGTGGGGGAAGTGAAAGAGAAAATCggatttttcattgtttttaacAAACGAGTTAACCGTTCGTCTTTTTGATTCACGCAACAGGAAGTATAACAACTAAATTCGAATGAGTAGACTAGAAAACGTATAAGGAAGTTGACATGTTGGATAAAAAGTTGAATTAGGTTTCCTCGTGTAAACATAGAGATACATTTATCTTTGCCTTGatgttgtctttttgttttgcttttaagtgagtgtgtgtgtgtgtgtgtgtgtgtgtgtgtgtgtgtgtgtcacggtctgCGTGCCTGCGTAGGtgcgtgacagagagagagagagagagagagagagagagagagagagagagagagagagagggagagagagagagactcagacagagagagagagagagagagagagagagagagagagagagacagacagacagacagacagacaaacgcacagacagacagaggaagagcgTTCGAACTATCAGCACGACAGAGCTTCAAGACACAAGTGAGAAACAGCAAGGCAGTGGCACTTaatcttaggccaaaaagaagCTGTGTTCAAAACATTCGGAGCTGACCAGAACAAATCTAGCTCCTTTACTTATAATATTGCCGAGACCGAATAATGATTTCATCGCATGATAATGCAGTACGCTGACTTCTGTCTGttgtcgtttgtgtgtgtgtgtgtgtgtatttttctccGATAGTATAACGTCTCCATTTGAACTTGCTCGTTACAAATCATACGATTATTGGCGACCACGTGCAGCCCGCACGGTTGGCACTCCGAATGCAGGTCACAtgcaatttttttctttttttaaagcgATTTTTCGTTGGTCCACTATCAACTTTGACCTAACGCAGAACCAAAGTATaaatttaatttgtttctctttccatTGACCAACACATTACACCACTTTCTTCTGACCAATCTGTGCCTCTTTTACAGTGATGAAAAACGGTAACACTTCTCTTTCTTGCACCCATTCACGTACAAACGTCTACCAATGGCACAAAAACATACCCGCAAACATtcacaaactctctctcacacacacacacacacacattttgtctGGGCCCCGATAGCTTCCAGCTAACAATGTATAAAGATTCACATGCCCTGAATAAAACgtacactctttctttctttctttctttatttggtgtttgacgtcgttttcaaccacgaagggttatatcgcgacggggaaagggggaagatgggatagagccacttgttgaattgtttcttgttcacaaaagcactaatcaaaaaattgctccaggggcttgcaacgtagtacaatatatgaccttactgggagaatgcaagtttccagtacaaaggacttaacatttcttacaaaaCGTACACCCCTTTCCACTTCAAATCAAATGATTTGCAAATTGCAAAGGACGAAGAAACAGACACAGGTACTgcacaatacaacaacaaaactgtgACAAAATGTCGCAATACATTACAAATTCAAACCACAATCGAACAATAGAACTGAAAAGTACAATTTTTATTCACGAAGGACTTTGCTAACAATGTTCAATTCAAATAAACTTCTGACACACAGCATGTTTTCATCGTCAACCCATACATGTAAAATATATGGCCACTTGGCTACACACCCAAATGCCACTAGGAAATACCATAAGATAAAGATCATTTCCtataaaagtgacaacattcaAACGACTAACTATAAGATTGCTTGAAATGATGATCAAGTAATTGCACCTAAAAAGACATCGAAAGCACAAAAGAATAACCACAAGCTTATTTATCATATAAATATActcaataaaaaaataaaatcagtcGACGCACACAAATATATATTCATAAAATTAAAACGCACAAAAACAAACTGTGCACAAACCCTGTACTACTTGGTAGACATTTTAGAGCCATCTGATCGCCCACATCAGGAATTCGCGTGAAATAAATAAGCACAACACTCGATCTAAGCTCTATACATTTGTACAGGAAATTGATTTTCCAATGAAGTCTGATCGGTAACACTAACAAAACAAGGGTCGCCCAATCTACATAGGATGTAATACTGTGTAATATATGAAAGCACTTCTCCAAGAGCACAAAGACGGCCGTGCATATATGAATGTTCCACTCCAAATACGGACACGGTACACGTATAGCTAACTCAATCACCGATCGAAACAAAAGATGTTGTACAAAAAAGCGCCAACATCAACATAGCTGTACTGTTTATGTTCAGTAAAACATAACACTCCGCAATTTGTATTTCTCAatattgtgtttgttgttgtgtccaATCATGCAGTGAATTTTGTTCTTAAAGTTTAAGAGCGAGACCTTACTTTCAGCTCGATATTTTCCAACCCCCTGTATTGATCTTCAAATGTCTGTAACGACTAAGGTAATCATGCGTGCAGTTTTGAAGTATCTCAGTACAGTACTACTGTTCAGTTTCTCTGCttgacagattattttttttacaagagaAAAAATACTTATACCATAAcaatatataccaaaccgaaaATACAGCAAAAAAGAGTATAGAATGTACCCCCAAAATGTCCAATGAATTTCGTTTGCTCAAAATATCtttcttagattttttttttagattccTTTCGAAGATTTGATCGGCATTTCAACCAGttgcaacaaacaaaaaaaattcaaaaacaaaaaaacacagatcTTCTTAAACTGGAAGTCAGCAAGCAAGCCTCAGTATTAGAAAAAAATTCagctgaataaaaaaaataaaaagcagaGAAGCTTCTCATAAAAAAAAAGCAGCATTTCGCTTCACAGACATGTTGACATGTTCACATACGCCATTTCTCGGGGTCTCTCTTAAGTCTTGTACCTGATTTCTCTGTTATCACATGATCGGAGAAAAATGAATGGCAGGCAACAGCCAGAAAAACATGCATTGATCAGAACTGAGAAATGAGGTCACGTCAAGCCTCACTCTCCAGCTTCCAGCCTTCAAGCCTCTGGGAGCACGGAAAGGGACCTTCAATACCACTGAGGGACTCTTTAACTCACACCATTTCAAGACAGATCGAGGAGAGTGTGTGGGCTTTAAGACGGGTTGGGGTtgaatgggggggaggggggggagagagagggattcGTGGAAAAGGGGACAAAACGCAATTACTAAAGGGCGAATGGCCTTTTCAAAACACAGTCAAGGGTTGATGAACTGGATTCATTAACGCACATGTTCGTTGGGCAAAAAAGGGACGGTGCCGCCAAACGTGCCGGCGTGCTAAGAGCTAACCCGATAATTTCAGCGATGGAAATAATTGGAGACTGATGGGATGAGACTGCAGGACTGCGAGAATAAGGTTACTAGTGAGAAAAAAATCCCTCATcaacacgcccccccccccccccctccctttccttCCCAAACactccatgcacacacacgcatagttGACGCAAGACTTTCGATTTCTTCCTCGCAACAACCCTCCCATGCATTCAGGTCAAAACCACCTCTTTATCCTCCCTTCTGTCACCATCTCTTTTTGCCTCCTCTTCTCTTCAGTTATTTTATTACGACTTCAAATGATGTCGATATTTTTTGACTCAGTGGAAGGCTGTGTTTGGGTCTTGAACCGAACGGAACCATTGCTGGATCCCGGGAAGATCTGAGGTTTGTCACGTGGTCCCACAAGACCCATTTGGGGTCGCTGTCATCTCcattactccccccccccccccccccccctctcccgccGCTGACAGTTGAACTGCCGGCTTAGTTCGGATTCCAGAGGACCCGTTGTAGTGCAGAGAGGTGCAGAAGAGGGATGCCAGAGCATGAGAGGATGATTGTTATGAATGTAGAGGAACCAGCCCGATGATAACTAGGCTACAATTCACCACTTGCCCCTCTTCCCTCTTGTATTTCATTACACGCATACAGCAGCATACTCATACACTTTTCTTAACATGTTCATAATATGATTGAGAATCTCCTTTTGAGGTCATGCTCGAATATTGCACAAAAACTCTATCGAGTAAAGACAGGCATTAAAACATTCCCCTGTTTGTTCAAGATAACAGCTCAGAACAGGATCCAGTGTTCCAACTTCCATTTGTGTTAAAAGACACTCCCACTTTGGGTCGAAATGGAAAGCTCCCTGGCTGAACACTGCGGTATTTGTTCTGCATGGCGAACTTGGTTGGTATCCAAGGAATCCATAAAGAGCTCCCTCTCCCTGTCCAACTGTGTGTTACTAGCACTCAGTGACTAGTCACACTGTCACAAATTCAATTGGAAAAGAATGTGTTCGTTCCTGTGGGGTCTTTCTCGTTCAGGTCTTTTCTGATCTCTTCCTTTCATAACCTGTTTTTTTTCTCACGCTGCACACTCTGTTTCTTTGGTAAATTCCTTCACCACATTGCAGTAAAATGGTCCCAACAAAAAGCGACCAGCACAGGGGATGTCATATCAAACCTATCACGcaacacatccacacactcaGTAATTGTCTAATTCTATGATTTCTGAGACAGGAATGCACCTAAAGTCAAAATTCCCAGTCCGGCTGCTGCGAAACTGCAGATTTTCTTGAAAGATGGCCACGACTCATTGCCGCGTTTGTCCGGGCCGCCCTCGTAGAACTCCAAGAACCCTGCCTGCAACACAGAGAGTAAAAGAGACATTATTATTTTACCCTAGAATCAACGTCGACAAAGGTTATTTTACTCTTCAAATCAGATACATAATTTTACCCTTCAACATGAAGGGTTATTTAATCCTCCTCAACAAAGGTTTACTCTTCAACATAAAGGGTTATTCAATCCCCCTCAACAAAGGTTTACCCTTCAACATGAAGGGTTATTTAATCCTCCTCAACAAAGGTTTACCCTTCAACATAAAGGGTTATTCAATCCTCCTCAACAAAGGCTTACCGTTCAACATAGAGGGTTATTCAATCCTCCTCAACAAAGGTTTACCCTTCAACATAGAGGGTTATTCAATCCTCTTCAACAAAGGTTTACCCTTCAACATAAAGGGTTATTCAATCCTCCTCAACAAAGGTTTACCCTTCAACATAAAGGGTTATTTAATCCTCCTCACCAAAGGTTTACCCCTTCATGCACccgttacacacacactctctctctcggtctctctctgtgGACCAAAACTAATCATTTCTGAATAGTTCCTCTGGTCAAGAATACACCTGAACCACTGCTTCTACATTCCTCTTTCCACACAAGTCCCCCACTAACGAAGGCCAGTGTTAAAGAATAATGGGGGAtgaaagagaaagggaaagTCAATATTCTACTGCCCCACTGCCAAAATCCCCCCCAAGGTAGGGCTCAAAATAGCTGACAGGGCAttggcaacacacacaaacgagcgagtgtgtgtgttggcagTGATACTGGTAGTGAAGAGAGTTTTTAGCTGAGGCGGTGGTTGTAGAAACTGATGATGGCTATGCACAGAGGGTGGTAGTGTTTTGATAATGTCGGCGGTTGCTGTTAGCTCTGCCTGCCAATCTGCTGTCTGCTTCTGACAGTTAATTACAAGATCTACCTTACCAACACTAATCTTGCACTttgcttctctctctgtcctctgaGACATAATTTCAACCTAATTACTACAGTTATCTAATATCTACAGGTCTCCATGCTCTCTATCTTGACTTCTGACCCCTGTTATACCATTCATTACAAGCTCTACCTTCCATACACTTAGCTTGTACTTAGCTCCTCTCTCTGTACTCAGAGACATAATTTGAACCAAATTACTACAGTTATCCAATATCTACCTACCTCACCTGCTCTCTATCTTCTGACAGTCAATTGCAAGCTCTACCTTCCCTACACTAATGGAGTACTTAGCCCTTCTATGCCCGAGACAGAATTCCAACTACATTACAACACTTATCAAATATCCAGTCTctgaaaaactaaaaaaaaaaaataataataatacctcTGTCTGCTGATTGACAAAGttacattctgaatctaaacaaaacttgaaATGTGTatactgtgtgtgcatgtgtgtttgtgtgtgtgtgtgcacatgtgtttctgtctgcctctgtttcCATGCATACGTCTGTGTACGTATTAATAGGTTACCGTAAGAAATGAATAAGAGGAGAAGAGGACTGCTGAATGACTGTCACTTGTGTCAGAGCTAAAAATATATAATCCAGCCTACACTTTTTTCAGCTGAACAAAAAAAGCACATTCCTCCCAACAATAAAATGTTCACTGTCCAGTCCACCGAAAAAaatctctctcccttcccttgAACAACTTTCCCCCTTTAAGAGTTGCTGAGTAAGAGTGTAAACTGTAATCgatcacattgaatgtcttatGTCAACTTAACGAAAGTTGCATTCCTTTTCAACCATGGCTAAGCAAAGCCCTTGCAAATAATCGGCCAACACTGTGGTACATGTACACCTTTTTGGCCCAGGTTCAACTATTTAGGCTATAATTTCACAATGCTTAGTGGTCCATGGGATGTAGGCTGTCAGGCCCCTAGAGCTGTCCAAGTGTACCCTAGAGCTGTCCAAGTGTCATACTTAGCCAACTAAGAAGTGTATTGTAGCACACTCTGGCACACTAGGTGATAAAGCAGGTCAGCTGATAAAATgacataaaatgaaataaataaaaatatttaCAGACAAATGTGTGCACACAGCTTTTGTCAAGTCAATGTCAAACTGAATTGTCATTCAGTGCTTTGACTGCATAAATAGTACGACTGTGGCCATAATAAGATAACCATAaagttggcagtctctttgtttttggatttgacaTAAAATGAGTTCTCTGCTGTTTCACGCCAAGAACATTATATGGACCTGTAAATGTAAGGCTATATAGCCAATCCCCCTGTGTGGGGCACAGTCTTGTATACATTACATAGATCTTATTATGGCCACAGTCGTACTAATTATGCAGTCAAAGCACTGAATGACAATTCAGTTTGACATTGACTTGACAAAAGCTGTGTGCACACATTTGTCTGTAAAAATTTTTATTTACGAATAACAATAAAGTGAGGACACATTTTCAacactgaaaaaataaaaataaagacttGATACAGCTAGTTTACAGAAAATACTTTAGAAGCTTGAAGTTGAAGTATAAGGTCATAGTCTCATACTGTTTTACAATCTCAATTTCACAAAATGTTGTCCTAGCCAAAGACTTGCCGTGCACACAACAGAAATCagcattgaatgattgatttaATACTGGACATCTGAGAACTTTTTTCATAAAATGTTCATGATTGAGAAATGTCGAATATGCTGTTTGACTTTGATAAATAATTACTAACTGTAACAGTGTCATAAAAAATGCTCTGGGTTGTGGTTGCAAATCTCCGGGAAGTATCACTATCAAGACTAAAAATGGAACTGAAGGAAGGAGTGGGAAGATTTAATCAATCATCGGTGCACACTGTAGTGCACACGCGCCTTGCGTCAATCATGTCGTCTGCTCTGCATAATGCATGCAAGAGCCCTGCAATATGCCGGCGATTGTCTGGTGCACACAATTTGCAACCAGCATGAGCGAAGTACGGGAGAAACTCACTGAAATGAAATGCACGAAACTTACCCATCCATTATTTTCAGCTATCCAGGGTTTGAGGGTAGTGTCCACATAGGTAGTGACCCAGTCCACGATAGAACAGACGAGCTGTGGCATAGACTGCTGAACACACCGCACCGCCAGTTTTCCTCCGAAACCAAACAGTGCCACAACCCTACCCCAGTTTACACCGTCTTTGAAAATCTCGTTCACAATCGTCGTAAATGTCTGGTACGCCGTGTCGGGCGTTATGTGAAGATGGTTGATCATGTCGTCGAAAGCCTGGCTGAACCTGCTCTCGAATTCGTCGCCGAGAGCTCTCATGGCTCGCTGAATTTCGTTGGGAGTGACATCCCTCTGTCCGTTCTGCCAAGAGAGGCCATTGCTATCGAGACGATAGCGTATGTAGTCTTCCACTATCGTACGTGAACTGTCAACATCCATGACACCGGGGCTGTTGTTATTGATGTACATCTTGGGTATTCCAGAGCATGGTGAAGGTGTATTCCGAGTCGTTCTCGACTGTTCGCCTCTTACTCCGCTCCTTCGCCCAAGAACGTCTCCATTTCGTGAACCAGCGAACGAGCCGCGGCTACGGTCGTCTGCTGAATGAAACACAAAGGTTACAGGTCAAATCAAAGGAACAGCCAGCCAATCAGATGAGCCGGTACTTACACCTGCTCTACAACGCCGATTTTCTACGAGAAAAAGAATGAAAGCTTGCATTGCCGTTGTATTGGAGCATATTGAGTATATTTCATCTGTGTTTATTTAACGATTTCACACATTTTAGTGGTCAGAAGCCAAGGATAGCGGCGTAAACAAGTACAAGGTCAAGGCAACTCCACCGCCACACCATTTGGCTGAAACAACACTCGCACGCTCAGCGCAGAAGCACAGGGAGAAAGATAGCCAGGTTCAGAGAAGCCGGCGGCGCGCTCGTCTTGTTCTTGAAACAATATCTGTCGGTTCTAGAACCAAACCCAGAAATGGCTACGCATTGCAGATCTACTCATTAATCACCTGATGTAGACTTTGTCGCATTGATGAAAACTCGGCCACGCCTCAATATGACCCGCCTTACCCGCAGTAATCATCGACTGAATCAGTGCATGTAATAGTATCATTCAACTCGCAGTGTTCCAAGCTCACAGACTGTCATTATATAAATTATGTCAACTTACTGCCGAGTTTGTGAAAATTCAGTTAGGTATTCGAACATACTGAGGCGGTTTCTGTGACTGACATTTTGAAGTTTGATAGCTTTGGCTTTCCGCGTATCCGCaccgtgcatgcatgtgta
Encoded here:
- the LOC138982555 gene encoding bcl-2-like protein 1 isoform X6, with the protein product MYINNNSPGVMDVDSSRTIVEDYIRYRLDSNGLSWQNGQRDVTPNEIQRAMRALGDEFESRFSQAFDDMINHLHITPDTAYQTFTTIVNEIFKDGVNWGRVVALFGFGGKLAVRCVQQSMPQLVCSIVDWVTTYVDTTLKPWIAENNGWAGFLEFYEGGPDKRGNESWPSFKKICSFAAAGLGILTLGAFLSQKS
- the LOC138982555 gene encoding bcl-2-like protein 2 isoform X4 — its product is MMLSSMSPNYYSLRAETLRNDDRSRGSFAGSRNGDVLGRRSGVRGEQSRTTRNTPSPCSGIPKMYINNNSPGVMDVDSSRTIVEDYIRYRLDSNGLSWQNGQRDVTPNEIQRAMRALGDEFESRFSQAFDDMINHLHITPDTAYQTFTTIVNEIFKDGVNWGRVVALFGFGGKLAVRCVQQSMPQLVCSIVDWVTTYVDTTLKPWIAENNGWAGFLEFYEGGPDKRGNESWPSFKKICSFAAAGLGILTLGAFLSQKS
- the LOC138982555 gene encoding bcl-2-like protein 2 isoform X5, translating into MAFCLLFRSTTADDRSRGSFAGSRNGDVLGRRSGVRGEQSRTTRNTPSPCSGIPKMYINNNSPGVMDVDSSRTIVEDYIRYRLDSNGLSWQNGQRDVTPNEIQRAMRALGDEFESRFSQAFDDMINHLHITPDTAYQTFTTIVNEIFKDGVNWGRVVALFGFGGKLAVRCVQQSMPQLVCSIVDWVTTYVDTTLKPWIAENNGWAGFLEFYEGGPDKRGNESWPSFKKICSFAAAGLGILTLGAFLSQKS
- the LOC138982555 gene encoding bcl-2-like protein 2 isoform X1 produces the protein MHPNFNLDCVSNNSKGARSSQMGITSRNIAADDRSRGSFAGSRNGDVLGRRSGVRGEQSRTTRNTPSPCSGIPKMYINNNSPGVMDVDSSRTIVEDYIRYRLDSNGLSWQNGQRDVTPNEIQRAMRALGDEFESRFSQAFDDMINHLHITPDTAYQTFTTIVNEIFKDGVNWGRVVALFGFGGKLAVRCVQQSMPQLVCSIVDWVTTYVDTTLKPWIAENNGWAGFLEFYEGGPDKRGNESWPSFKKICSFAAAGLGILTLGAFLSQKS
- the LOC138982555 gene encoding bcl-2-like protein 2 isoform X3, with protein sequence MMLSSMSPNYYSLRAETLRNADDRSRGSFAGSRNGDVLGRRSGVRGEQSRTTRNTPSPCSGIPKMYINNNSPGVMDVDSSRTIVEDYIRYRLDSNGLSWQNGQRDVTPNEIQRAMRALGDEFESRFSQAFDDMINHLHITPDTAYQTFTTIVNEIFKDGVNWGRVVALFGFGGKLAVRCVQQSMPQLVCSIVDWVTTYVDTTLKPWIAENNGWAGFLEFYEGGPDKRGNESWPSFKKICSFAAAGLGILTLGAFLSQKS
- the LOC138982555 gene encoding bcl-2-like protein 2 isoform X2: MHPNFNLDCVSNNSKGARSSQMGITSRNIADDRSRGSFAGSRNGDVLGRRSGVRGEQSRTTRNTPSPCSGIPKMYINNNSPGVMDVDSSRTIVEDYIRYRLDSNGLSWQNGQRDVTPNEIQRAMRALGDEFESRFSQAFDDMINHLHITPDTAYQTFTTIVNEIFKDGVNWGRVVALFGFGGKLAVRCVQQSMPQLVCSIVDWVTTYVDTTLKPWIAENNGWAGFLEFYEGGPDKRGNESWPSFKKICSFAAAGLGILTLGAFLSQKS